TATAAAATATCTATGATACTTTACCATAATTTAACAGGCAAGCAATTGGGAAATATAGTGTATCTATGCGGAAAatgcgcaccttatgcgcgtgcgtgaagtcgttcgaattttattggctgacagttaccgcctgattgagtagtcgacgcaataccaatcgcgactgttagaaaatgtccctaggagtccACAGCTAACGGTCGAGGACAGTTAACGGTGGGGTCCTAGGgatattttctgacagtcgcgattggtattgcgtcgactactcaatcaggcggtaactgtcagccaataaaattcgaacgacttgactcacgcgcataaggtgcgcatTTTCCTCGGCCCACGGTTTATGGTTTTATTTTCCCAATATATAGAATAACAAGTCACTGCCGAAAATCCATGGGTACGATATTTACAAGACAAATCTGAACTCCACATATGATACTTTCTTGAGCAAGATAGTGGACATTACACGTGTCAAGCGTTGAACTGTTCTGGATATTGATGGAGATCATAGTCAGGCCCGTATTTACACCAAGATCAACAAGGCCCTGTCCCAGGATGGCGGAGATCAGCCATCGGCCAACAATAAagcaatattttgaataaaaattgttaattttaatttcatactCGCATAAcactaatattattttatcggCGATGGCATAGAAAGTGGACCACCGCCAGACCTTCGATTTTGTGTTTCTTTAATTCCATAAGATCCTGTTGGGTTATATGAGCGAACGCCTTGCctgattttcttcaaaattttacgtGACGCCATTCCTGAGTTTGTAGTAGTGAAAGTcgggacaaaaaattttcagtctccAATTCTCCACGCAGAGAATGGAAGGTcggaaaaagaattaatatcagagggaaaaatctatttcaaattgataacaatgatttatttttaacttcaaGAAAACACTGTTGAGGATGAAATTGTTATTCGTAGAAAGTTGGTGCTGATATTTAACAAAAAGCGTGAGGACGCGGACCGTGAACTCTCAAGAGTGCCAGTCTGTCGTCTTACCGTATAAAATAAGGCCACTCTTGTCTCGAGTATCAACGCTCAACGTACTCTACGCGCGAGCGGAAACCGCCTTGGCTCTGTCCGAAACtcccaaattttcaaatcgcgaTATCTCAGCAACCAAAGCTTATtggaacaaaaatcaaaaacgacTCTAATTCGGAGGTCTTCAACTTTCACCACGCGAAAGGAGAACCCGATTTGCGGTATCCATGCTTTGGCTTCTTCTCGTTAGTTGCAAACACGGAGTTTAGAGCCACATTATAGGCAACCTACGCCACACCTCATAGCCCAGGCGTTAGATAAGACTGTAATGCaaaagatatacatataattaatgtaatataaaatcaaTAGCATTACTGCAATGTACTATAAAGGCCGGGGACTGTGAAACCTCGAAAAACGTAAATACGAATTACTTAGCATGAATTATAGAATCCTTTCTGGAATGCCGTATTGTAGGCAACGCCCCAAACGTATGGAGGCAACGTAAACCTCTGTTGTAGAACCGTCAGAACGGCACCTCAGTAACACAATAACGGAACCACCGAAGGTAAACTAATTCACAggatgattctgtagggcgaAGCAATCAAATGGCAATCTAGAAAAGTAATGATAAATACATTCTTATGAAATGACTAAACCCTCTAAACCAAAGCATCCACATTATTTCTGGAGACGAAACATAGCAATGTTCAAAGTATCAACTCTTACAAAGCTTTATAAGATTTCCAAGAAGGCAACCTAAATTGTATACCTGGCAACACCGTATAACTTATAGCAACCTGAAACTGAAGCCAATCCTTGAAAGCATAGGTGCCGATCTATCTCGACTAAAGAATACTACTACAAAAGAAAATCACACGAAACTTGTATGCAACCATATCCTGAAATTTATAACTACCTGAGATCTAAATACTATTTGTACATACAAGCCTAATCccattaaaaataaacaatcaaaTGTAACCACAGCAACGCGACCTTaggacttgaaatttgatattaaatagaactgtaataatattccagaattaattatcgttgtacttcaataaaaatacataGAATATTATACTCCTAAAATAATAACTGAGAGTAAATACTCTTATATCGCAGTTAACCATTAAGCAAGTAAATTAAtccattattttctatttaatcCATTACGATATTCTGTAGTACACTAGAATTTTCTGGAAGCAAAACTACGCTTATAATATAACGCCCCGTAGCTTCGAGAGTACCGATGCTGTACGAAATCAGACCAACATAATGGTGTAGGTAAAGCTCACACGAATTCAACACTGGGGGACGGCGATCCCGAGCATACGCGCGGTATGCGACCGAAGACCACCCCATGTAAGTTGCGTAAGATTCCGAGCTCCTTCAGTACTATTACCAAAGAATTGCGCGCCTAAAGTACACATAggcatattgtatatacactAGCGCGTTCCACCGacacacatacacatgaaGCTCAgacccatatacatatacactaaTTCAAACCTAGAATAAGGAGAAGAGCATGGTGGTATGGGGCAAGAGTTGGGGGAACGGTCCAAAGTCCAACTTTGTACCTGGCACCAGCAAGTTCCATAGCATAGCATGCCGACTAAGCTGTAGTACTTAGAATCAGGGGAGGGAATACATTGTGTGGGGCAATGCTTGAGGAGGAGGATTCACACCCCTACTGCTAACGATCTGAATTAATACTAGCACCCAGCGTTCATTCGCTCAGTTGGTTTGTATCTCCATTAGCTAGTTGTTCTCAGTAGATCCTCACGATAAAATCCTCTACTTTTGCATTCCAACGAAGAATATCTGCCCAATCCATTACCGAATTTATACCATTGTATTAGATGAATGGTTCATTCCTATTTTCTCTCTGTAATCAGAATATATTCAACTGAAACAAATTCCAATTTCAACTCAGTGTTTATTCAAAAGAATTACCTCCATCACATCAAACCACAGTTCCAAGAAGAAGTTATTCCATAAAAGGtaagaaaaactttattccaataatttataagaaacttttcttttcccGGTTTTACCCAATTACGCAAATTTGTCAACTTTGTCCATTTCACTTTAGAGATTAAATCGGTATCGGCGGCCTACAACTACTCTGGATGTGAAGTCTAGCCAAACTTTCGCGATTATTTCGAGTAACAAAATTGGGGAATTTGCGTTGAGTGCCACACGGGCGTCACAATTGGCTGGCAGCGCTAAAAaatccctaggacagaggcagagctaCTCACGAACTCCGTGGCGCAAAAGAGGTAAAAGATTATTCACAGGAATGAGGATTACTTTGGTCTAACGGAGCTGCAGACAGATAGAAATatagtagaaagaaaaaggcaTCTAGGtatgttctctctctctctctctcacttcaGCGCGAACACTTTTCGGTATCGGCGTTTTCTCCATGTTTATATACTCTAAGGTCCAAGTACTCCGCGTCCGGCGTTCCTccaatttcttcatttatgTACATTTCATAGCGTTCAAGTACAATCTCGTTCGAAAGAGTTGTTAGGTTATAAAAATGTACGCGAGTCGTAACcttaaataatcaaaattaaagACATACGATAGGAAAAGTGATTAAATACGTCAGGGAAATGAGGTGATGATTGATTGATGTGATAAATTGCTCATGTCTTGCAGTGGGGAGTTGTGGACATAAATACACGCGTCATGGCAATGCCACCGAACAACTCCGGCCAGCCTTTTTATTGGGGAACCGGGCAGCCCGCAGTTCAGAATGTCGGTTACTATCAAGTTCCTCCTCCCAATTTTCCTCCACCAAATTTAAGCCAGCCTCCTCCGTCGTACAATATGCCACCGCCATCTATTGGTGAAAATAAGCTAGTCAATGTCgttcaacaacaacaattacCTGGCGGTAGGCCTCGAACTTATTCAAGCTACACGTCGAACAGCACATTCGTACACCATCAAGCTTGCCCAATTCCAAACCCTTCAAATTCAATGTACAACACTACGAATTGCCAGCCGCCAAACTTCCGCCCATCAACGTTAGGGGGGTATGATAATTACGcatggaatttgaaaaatctaaacaATGCTGATACCGAGTGGAATCAGATGGACGCAGCATCCGGGTGGAAGCCGTACCAAGGCAACCATAATGCTGGCTGTAATAAACAAGGATCATCGCAGTCACAGTCGGATGAAAATGCCAAGAATTTGTCCCCATATACTGGGCAGAAACCATCGTCGAGAAGTTTGTGGATAGGGCCTGGTGTTGCGCAACGTACAGCATCGGACGTGCCGAGTCTGCGACATGGAACGGAAAGGAGGAGGTCTCGAAGTTCTGATAGTCATTCCATCACTGCTGGCAATAGAGGCTACGAGAGATCACGACACGAagataacaaagaaaaatacgagagacgaggaagagaaaaatcaaataccAGAGGAAATTACTACAATGAGGAGAGCAACAGGCGGTCGATGTATAAAAAGAGGGAACCTAGTTCCAGATGCAGCTCTCGAACTAGAATGGAATTGGGAAAAACTAGTTTCGAAAGTCGGAGTAGGAAAAGGTCAAGATCTAGAGATTCGCATGTTTCCACCAAGTCGAATGAGATCAGCAATCTTCCTATGAATCAAAGATCGTTGAGCGAAAGAGATCAGCTTTTAGAAAAATACAGGTATTTGGCTTCAGATTTTGTTAGCTTAGTGTTGTGTGACCTCCTTCAAGAGGTACGAAAGTCTAGaagcagatatttttttaaaattatggtCTAGATTCACATGACTACTTAAGATTAAGTGCAACTTTTtgatacaataaatttttttcattaataggCAAAATTATTGTGCAACAAGCAaagatatggaaaaaaaattggatgagTTGTCTGCGATGGGACCAGAAGGAATAATAGAACACGAGAGAAAGGTGTGGACCCGTACAGCACCAGCCGATCTCTACTATGCACGCAATGAATCGAATCCAAAAATTATGATAGGCACTCCAAAATTGATGGAATTAtgtgatattttcaagaagtTATTAGTTGATAGGTCCAGCACAGCTAGAGCATTGCAGGTTTGTAGTAGACAAATACGCTTTTCAGTTTCATTGGCAGTAAAAATATACGCCTCCATTTTACCTCATTTTCTTCTATTCCATGAAAACAAATACGTATTGTTTATTAGATACAATACTCTGATTGGACGTTCAGATACAGTGAATGATTTTGTCTTCTATAGCCACCATACGAGCCACCACCAAGAAAAAACAGAGCCAGGTTGTGTAGGCACAAAACTGAAGCGTGCAGTAGTTCGTCATCAGACAGCGACACTTCAATGGATGAAGATGACCGAACTATGGAAGAATTAATGGCAAAAAAACAGCATCCACAACGTCTGCATCCAGAAATGTGGTTCAACGACCCTGGAGAGGTAGTGTATTTACTTATCTTCGATAACCCCATATAAGAGACTGCGATTAGCTGAAAACTATGGCCAATAAAGATTACATTTGTCAATGCCGTGTAAACTATAATTTTAAACTACAGTTTATACAAGATGGCCAACAGCAAATAATGTCTACTAATATTCAAAGATAAAGTCATAACTATTGATGATTTCAGAAACacatgttttaatttttattgaaatattcagttcgtttgtttatctAGGTATGATTATAATAAGTTTTACAAGTgatattcaaattactttttcaGATGAATGACGGCCCTCTCTGTAGATGCAGTGCCAAATCGAGAAGATCTGGTATTCGGCATGGTATTTATGCTGGCGAGGGTGTAATTAAAAAGTGTGCATTGGATTCGAACAATGCAGATAAATTATACCATTACCGTATAACTATCAGTCCaccgacaaattttttaaccaagaCTCCAACTATCATCAAACACGACGAACACGAATTTATATTTGAAGGATTTTCAATGCTCTCTCATTTCCCTCTTGTCAAATTACCAACCTGTAAAGTTATTCGCTTCAATATCGAATACACAATTCTTTACATCAATGAGAAATTGCCAGAAAATTTCACCATCAGAGAACTGGATTTATTTCGTAAGTATGGCCATTATGTAATGATCTCAAAGAGTTGTCAACGTCACGTAATTCGAATGGAATATAtgggtgtaatttttttctcactaccttaatgattttatatttttcagagGATTACCTGTTCCAGCAGATATTGGAATTGGTAGACTTTGATCTGCGTGCTGCTCAAGATACAGCCGGTTGTGATCAATTTCACTTCATGCCCAGATTTGTTAGAGATTTGCCAGACAACGGGCAGGAAATATTGTCCATGAATGAAGTTCTGAATTATTTGATCAAAAGCAGTAAGCCATTAATTGACGCCGAAGATTTGAGCAGGCTTGTCGATATGCCTCAATATAAGTGGCAGAATTTCGCTGACGAAGTGAAAGGTATGGTGGTGACTTATCCCGGTAAAAAACCTTGCAGCGTCAGGGTTGATCAATTAGATAGAAGTCAAGATGATCAACCTCCAGGTGTTATTTCGTATCCTGAAATTGTTCATTTCGGAATCAGGCCACCACAGCTGAGCTATGCTGGTAACGCGGAGTGAGTATTGATTTTTCAGTAAATATCCAGTCAATTACTTGCATTGATgggtaaaaatagaaaaatttgttttttttttcttatctatttTGTACTAAAAATGAGTGTATTCCGTATAATTTCAGCTACCAAAAAGCCTGGAGGGATTACGTGAAATTTCGACATTTGCTGGCGAACATGCCAAAGCCATCATTTGAAGACAAGAGAAAATTGGAGGCCAAGGAAAATAAGCTGCAAGAACTTAGAACGCAGAGTAAAATGAAGAGGGACGTAACAGTAGACGTTAGTTCTGAAGGATTTCATCGTACAGGAATTATGTGCGACATAGTACAACACGCAATGCTGATTCCTGTACTAGTGTGTCATCTGAGATTTCACAAATCTTTGGATATCCTGGAAAAAACAATTGgctacaaatttaaaaatagataTTTGCTTCAATTGGCCTTAACGCATCCAAGTTATAGAGAGAATTTTGGTACAAATCCGGATCACGCGAGGAATTCATTAACGAATTGTGGCATAAGGCAACCAGAGTACGGTGACAGAAGAATTCATTACATGAATACGCGAAAGCGAGGAATAAACACTTTGATAAACATAATGTCAAGGTTTGGGGCTAGAAGAGAAACCGAATCTTCTATCGCGCACAACGAGAGATTAGAATTTCTTGGTGACGCAGTTGTTGAGTTTTTAACGTCCATACATCTGTTCCACATGTTTCCTGACTTGGAAGAAGGAGGATTAGCAACATACAGAGCAGCCATTGTTCAAAATCAACACTTGGCTGTCTTAGctaaaaagttgaatttggAGCAGTATATGCTCTATGCTCACGGCAGCGATTTGTGCCATGACTTGGAGCTTCGACACGCTATGGCCAATTGCTTTGAAGCTCTGATGGGGTCTCTGTTTCTTGACGGAGGAATAGAAGTAGCTGACAAAGTATTTGCTGAGACAATGTTCATGGGAGAATGTGATCTCTCTAAAGTTTGGATCAATTATCCCCGCCATCCTCTGCAGGAGCAGGAACCGACCGGAGATAGACAATGGATACCGAGCTTCGAGTTACTGCAAGTATGTGAATTGCTGAAATAACATTTTCTGTAGTCGTaagatttcaattcaattattgcAAGGTGTAAACGGTAGTTTATCATCAATTTATCAGTGTTTatctacaaaaaatttatcgacatTATTGTTTGTCTTGCTTCTTTAGAAATTAACCAAGTTTGAGGAATCAATTGGCATTGATTTTCAACATATTCGATTACTCGCACGAGCATTCACAGATCGGAGCATTGGGTATACTAATTTAACGCTAGGATCTAATCAACGTTTGGAATTCCTAGGTGATACTGTTCTGCAGCTCATAGTTTCTGaatatttgtacaaatttttcccCGAACATCATGAAGGACATCTTTCAGTAAGTAATTTCATCAAAAGAGTTacttcaatttaaaataatgcGTTACAGATCAGTGTGATTGTTCTGCAGGTTGTATGCCTATTATACAGTCCTTGCATTTTAATGAAGCCTGAAATACTGATTGTTTGGTGCTTTTATTTCGTATTAAGtcaacgaaatttgaaaattttctactgaaGTTTCAAAGCTCGATTTTAAGTGAACaaaaactaattgtaagtctaAAGGTTAAT
This portion of the Diprion similis isolate iyDipSimi1 chromosome 7, iyDipSimi1.1, whole genome shotgun sequence genome encodes:
- the LOC124408003 gene encoding ribonuclease 3, translated to MAMPPNNSGQPFYWGTGQPAVQNVGYYQVPPPNFPPPNLSQPPPSYNMPPPSIGENKLVNVVQQQQLPGGRPRTYSSYTSNSTFVHHQACPIPNPSNSMYNTTNCQPPNFRPSTLGGYDNYAWNLKNLNNADTEWNQMDAASGWKPYQGNHNAGCNKQGSSQSQSDENAKNLSPYTGQKPSSRSLWIGPGVAQRTASDVPSLRHGTERRRSRSSDSHSITAGNRGYERSRHEDNKEKYERRGREKSNTRGNYYNEESNRRSMYKKREPSSRCSSRTRMELGKTSFESRSRKRSRSRDSHVSTKSNEISNLPMNQRSLSERDQLLEKYRQNYCATSKDMEKKLDELSAMGPEGIIEHERKVWTRTAPADLYYARNESNPKIMIGTPKLMELCDIFKKLLVDRSSTARALQPPYEPPPRKNRARLCRHKTEACSSSSSDSDTSMDEDDRTMEELMAKKQHPQRLHPEMWFNDPGEMNDGPLCRCSAKSRRSGIRHGIYAGEGVIKKCALDSNNADKLYHYRITISPPTNFLTKTPTIIKHDEHEFIFEGFSMLSHFPLVKLPTCKVIRFNIEYTILYINEKLPENFTIRELDLFQDYLFQQILELVDFDLRAAQDTAGCDQFHFMPRFVRDLPDNGQEILSMNEVLNYLIKSSKPLIDAEDLSRLVDMPQYKWQNFADEVKGMVVTYPGKKPCSVRVDQLDRSQDDQPPGVISYPEIVHFGIRPPQLSYAGNADYQKAWRDYVKFRHLLANMPKPSFEDKRKLEAKENKLQELRTQSKMKRDVTVDVSSEGFHRTGIMCDIVQHAMLIPVLVCHLRFHKSLDILEKTIGYKFKNRYLLQLALTHPSYRENFGTNPDHARNSLTNCGIRQPEYGDRRIHYMNTRKRGINTLINIMSRFGARRETESSIAHNERLEFLGDAVVEFLTSIHLFHMFPDLEEGGLATYRAAIVQNQHLAVLAKKLNLEQYMLYAHGSDLCHDLELRHAMANCFEALMGSLFLDGGIEVADKVFAETMFMGECDLSKVWINYPRHPLQEQEPTGDRQWIPSFELLQKLTKFEESIGIDFQHIRLLARAFTDRSIGYTNLTLGSNQRLEFLGDTVLQLIVSEYLYKFFPEHHEGHLSLLRSSLVNNKTQAVVCDDLGMTQYALYGNPKAELKTKDRADLLEAFLGALYVDKGLEFCHVFCDVCFFPRLQDFIMNQDWNDPKSKLQQCCLTLRTMDGGEPDIPVYKVIECKGPTNTRIYTVAVYFQGKRLAKASGHSIQEAEMNSAKEALEKSQDLFPQLDHQKRVIAKSMKKQQWPNRQMLWAKAIRCNDRSDDSDSSLKQNRRSRSRERENSDKRSRDRYDSSDRRHKESLKYFDKSDVCNNDQDRRTKERSFSKSNDYRRNTEYEKSNDARNKEKIHSLSIESNHRYKEYDRCSSVDNRGNCQASGSGYRARDNFTDANVEDTIEGRGKSSTPLRRGKDDDGQSSYKHMNQSVGTNDRMYEPDKTEWRNEAPAMKGDNRNRGRYERQDDAERKRNTCAKNFVYNDINVQRQSNFERESKKRNVESNYESKTNRRIRDYDSRRRQRFYENDRKRKRSFDDCRSSSEEGSVPEQYKSSNFSHRIKKKSM